In a single window of the Agromyces sp. H17E-10 genome:
- a CDS encoding nucleoside/nucleotide kinase family protein — protein MELTDLAQALDGPRATVLIDGRSGAGKSTLATQLGALRPAHIVRLDDIYPGWDGLDWASDHVRRNLLGPRAIGRPARWRQWDWNAGEPAGWHEVPGELPLILEGVGSLTAATRRLATLTVWVEADDEVRRSRALARDGELYVPYWRRWAEQEATFIARHRPSSLADVLATPLPAGFSLRPSPASIQKPPGATP, from the coding sequence TTGGAGCTCACTGACCTCGCACAGGCACTCGACGGCCCGCGCGCAACCGTGCTGATCGACGGCCGCTCCGGCGCCGGCAAGAGCACGCTCGCCACGCAGCTCGGTGCGCTTCGGCCGGCGCACATCGTGCGTCTCGACGACATCTATCCCGGCTGGGACGGGCTCGACTGGGCGAGCGACCACGTGCGCCGGAACCTCCTGGGCCCGCGGGCCATCGGGCGGCCAGCCCGATGGCGCCAGTGGGACTGGAATGCCGGCGAGCCCGCCGGCTGGCACGAGGTGCCCGGCGAGCTTCCGCTGATCCTCGAGGGGGTCGGCTCCCTCACAGCTGCGACACGGCGCCTCGCGACGCTCACCGTCTGGGTCGAGGCCGACGACGAGGTCCGGCGCTCTCGGGCGCTGGCCAGAGACGGTGAGCTCTACGTTCCGTACTGGCGCCGCTGGGCCGAGCAGGAGGCCACATTCATCGCTCGACATCGCCCGTCCAGCCTCGCCGATGTCCTCGCCACTCCCCTTCCTGCCGGCTTCTCGCTCCGGCCCTCCCCCGCATCCATCCAGAAGCCCCCAGGAGCCACCCCGTGA
- a CDS encoding ECF transporter S component — MTRSSTNETTTAVEPAVGSRLRWRVIDVVVASVLAVASGLVFVLWNIASNPISAPLGAVVPGLQAVVGGGWLFAGVLTALVVRKPGAALFGELVAAVVSALVGNQWGVLTLESGLVQGLGAELVFALFLYRRWNLPMALLAGAASGLMLAVNDLILWYPGSSTAFSWIYIVAAVVSGAALAGLLSWLAVRGLAATGALNRFAAGREARARSGGARTSAADAAAAR; from the coding sequence ATGACCCGTTCGAGCACGAACGAAACCACGACCGCCGTCGAGCCCGCGGTCGGCTCGCGCCTTCGGTGGCGAGTCATCGACGTCGTCGTCGCGAGCGTGCTGGCCGTGGCATCCGGCCTCGTGTTCGTCCTGTGGAACATCGCGTCGAACCCGATCAGCGCCCCGTTGGGTGCCGTGGTACCCGGACTGCAGGCGGTCGTGGGCGGCGGCTGGCTGTTCGCGGGGGTGCTCACCGCACTCGTCGTGCGTAAGCCCGGAGCGGCGCTCTTCGGCGAACTCGTCGCCGCGGTGGTCTCGGCACTCGTCGGAAACCAGTGGGGCGTCCTCACACTGGAGTCTGGACTCGTGCAGGGGCTCGGCGCCGAGCTCGTGTTCGCGCTCTTCCTCTACCGCCGGTGGAACCTGCCGATGGCGCTGCTCGCGGGCGCCGCAAGCGGCCTGATGCTCGCAGTCAACGACCTCATCCTCTGGTACCCGGGGTCCTCCACCGCGTTCAGCTGGATCTACATCGTCGCGGCTGTCGTCTCGGGCGCAGCGCTCGCCGGCCTGCTCTCGTGGCTGGCCGTACGCGGCCTCGCTGCCACCGGCGCTCTGAACCGTTTCGCGGCCGGCCGTGAAGCACGCGCCCGCAGCGGCGGAGCGCGGACCAGCGCGGCCGATGCCGCAGCCGCACGATGA
- a CDS encoding GntR family transcriptional regulator, producing MERASLYVRLRTDLVNGTFAADSLLVEGRLATLYGVSRTPVREALARLEQEGLIVRAVRGFQVNSGTPQDVIEIYEVRSVLEQTAAAAAAVGRTELQLAELTQLHREAEAAGDPAIARARNSAWHELLWGASQNTTLEAILRGLVARLRIFDRESDHRDDLAEALAEHSIVLAAIRDRDAEAAGAAMAAHLDRTKRERLESFARRRVGGA from the coding sequence ATGGAACGGGCATCGCTTTACGTACGATTGCGAACCGACCTCGTGAACGGCACCTTCGCCGCCGACTCGCTCCTCGTCGAGGGTCGACTCGCGACCCTGTACGGGGTGTCGCGCACGCCAGTTCGCGAGGCGCTCGCGCGGCTCGAGCAGGAAGGGCTGATCGTGCGTGCGGTGCGCGGCTTCCAGGTGAACTCCGGAACCCCGCAGGACGTGATCGAGATCTACGAGGTGCGGAGCGTGCTCGAGCAGACGGCGGCCGCCGCAGCCGCGGTCGGTCGTACCGAACTTCAGCTCGCCGAGTTGACGCAGCTGCACCGCGAGGCCGAGGCGGCAGGCGACCCAGCGATCGCCCGAGCGCGGAACTCGGCTTGGCACGAACTGCTCTGGGGAGCATCGCAGAACACCACGCTCGAGGCGATCTTGCGTGGGCTCGTTGCCCGACTGCGCATCTTCGACCGCGAGTCGGATCATCGCGACGATCTCGCCGAGGCGCTCGCCGAGCACTCGATAGTGCTCGCCGCGATCCGAGACCGCGATGCCGAGGCTGCCGGGGCAGCCATGGCCGCCCACCTCGATCGCACCAAGCGAGAGCGCCTGGAGAGTTTCGCGCGGCGTCGTGTCGGCGGCGCCTGA
- a CDS encoding energy-coupling factor transporter transmembrane component T family protein, producing MAWGYPFRGIPTSRGGLMNSFRLDVPHANPVARLLAALAIAIALVFSVDWVSALTALVLESLLFLQSEVPVVRIVRRSLPIVVAALLTGLTILLYGQPSGRVHVEALLVTVSDGSIELAAATVLRVLAIGLPSVLFFTDMDPTDLADGLAQILRLPSRFVIGALAGFRLVGLLRHDWAYLGYARRARGVADHGRVRRTAGQAFALLVFAVRRGAKLATAMEARGFGAHATRTWARPSVMRGSDYVLIALCLAIGLVSVAFAVSTGAWNFIGAH from the coding sequence GTGGCGTGGGGATACCCCTTCCGAGGCATACCCACAAGTCGAGGCGGCCTGATGAACTCGTTCCGCCTCGATGTTCCACACGCGAATCCGGTGGCGCGGCTGCTCGCCGCGCTCGCCATCGCGATCGCGCTCGTCTTCAGCGTCGACTGGGTGTCCGCCCTCACCGCGCTCGTGCTCGAGTCCCTGCTCTTCCTGCAATCGGAGGTCCCGGTCGTCCGAATCGTCCGACGCAGCCTGCCCATCGTCGTGGCCGCCCTCCTCACCGGCCTCACGATTCTCCTCTACGGCCAGCCGAGCGGCCGGGTGCACGTCGAGGCGTTGCTCGTCACCGTCAGCGACGGCTCGATCGAGCTCGCGGCCGCGACCGTGCTGCGCGTCCTCGCGATCGGCCTACCCTCGGTGCTGTTCTTCACCGACATGGATCCAACCGACCTGGCTGACGGGCTCGCGCAGATCCTGCGGCTTCCGTCGCGCTTCGTGATCGGCGCCCTGGCCGGATTCCGCCTTGTCGGCCTGCTGCGGCATGACTGGGCCTACCTCGGCTACGCGCGCCGTGCTCGCGGCGTGGCCGACCACGGACGCGTTCGTCGGACCGCGGGCCAGGCGTTCGCACTGCTCGTCTTCGCCGTACGACGCGGTGCCAAGCTCGCGACCGCGATGGAGGCTCGCGGGTTCGGCGCCCATGCGACTCGCACGTGGGCGAGGCCTTCCGTCATGCGCGGATCCGACTATGTGCTCATCGCGCTGTGCCTCGCCATCGGCCTGGTGTCTGTCGCTTTCGCCGTGAGCACGGGAGCATGGAACTTCATTGGAGCTCACTGA
- a CDS encoding ABC transporter ATP-binding protein, whose amino-acid sequence MTVSNTVPGARIDIEGWGWQHAGRESWAVRDLDLVVEPGERVLLLGPSGAGKSTLLHALGGVLGGADEGTARGRLTVDGGRPDDRRDRIGMVLQDPDSQVILSRIGDDVAFGLENLRVPREGIWARVRHALDAVGLRSAVDTESAYLSGGQKQRLALAGVIAMHPGLILLDEPTANLDPAGVREVRDAVAEVAGSTGATLVVIEHRTEVWLPVVDRVVVLGADGRLAADGPPDTVIAAERQRLLEDGVWVPDASAPVLERHRNSAEGALLTAAALVTAAPDATGTPVQHDFSVSRGKVVAITGPNGAGKSTLALALGGLRAPISGSLIGSPGFAPDARRTEPIRWRSRELLTRIGSVFQDPEHQFLATSVRDELAVGPRALGLPADEIARRTDELLVRLRLDHLADVNPFTLSGGEKRRLSVGTVLASRPELIILDEPTFGQDRRTWEELVRLIAEIVDGGTAVVAVTHDELFIEMLADDRIELAAWRGDTPSEAYPQVEAA is encoded by the coding sequence ATGACCGTGTCGAACACCGTTCCCGGCGCCCGGATCGACATCGAAGGCTGGGGCTGGCAGCACGCGGGGCGCGAGAGCTGGGCAGTACGAGATCTCGATCTCGTCGTCGAGCCCGGCGAGCGAGTGCTGCTGCTCGGCCCATCAGGTGCCGGCAAATCGACCCTGCTGCACGCGCTCGGCGGCGTGCTCGGCGGCGCCGACGAGGGTACAGCGCGAGGTCGTCTCACGGTCGACGGTGGTCGTCCGGACGACCGGCGCGATCGCATCGGAATGGTCCTACAGGATCCCGATTCGCAGGTGATCCTCTCGCGGATCGGCGACGATGTGGCGTTCGGGCTCGAGAACTTGCGGGTGCCTCGCGAGGGAATCTGGGCTCGGGTTCGACACGCCTTGGATGCTGTCGGACTGCGCTCCGCCGTCGACACCGAAAGCGCGTATCTCTCGGGCGGCCAGAAGCAACGGCTCGCTCTCGCCGGCGTGATCGCGATGCACCCGGGCCTCATCCTCCTCGACGAGCCAACCGCGAACCTCGACCCGGCCGGGGTGCGCGAGGTCCGGGACGCCGTTGCCGAAGTCGCCGGCTCGACGGGGGCGACGCTCGTCGTCATCGAACACCGCACCGAGGTCTGGCTTCCCGTGGTGGACCGCGTCGTCGTGCTCGGCGCCGACGGCCGTCTCGCCGCCGACGGCCCGCCCGACACGGTCATCGCAGCCGAGCGGCAGCGTCTTCTCGAAGACGGCGTCTGGGTACCGGACGCGTCCGCACCAGTGCTCGAGCGTCACCGCAACTCCGCCGAAGGCGCACTCCTCACCGCCGCGGCGCTCGTGACCGCCGCTCCCGATGCGACCGGCACACCGGTGCAACACGACTTCTCGGTCTCGCGCGGAAAGGTCGTTGCGATCACGGGACCGAACGGAGCCGGCAAGTCCACGCTCGCCCTCGCCCTCGGCGGGCTGCGCGCGCCGATCTCAGGTTCACTGATCGGATCGCCCGGGTTCGCGCCCGACGCCCGCCGCACGGAGCCGATCCGCTGGCGGTCGCGCGAACTGCTCACGCGCATCGGCAGCGTCTTCCAGGATCCCGAGCATCAGTTCCTCGCTACGAGCGTGCGCGATGAGCTGGCAGTCGGGCCTCGCGCGCTCGGGCTCCCAGCCGACGAGATCGCGCGACGCACTGATGAACTGCTGGTCAGGCTGCGACTCGACCATCTCGCTGACGTCAACCCCTTCACCCTGTCGGGTGGTGAGAAGCGCCGCCTCTCGGTGGGCACGGTCCTCGCGAGTCGCCCCGAGCTGATCATCCTCGACGAACCCACCTTCGGCCAAGACCGCCGCACGTGGGAGGAACTCGTCCGACTCATCGCGGAGATCGTCGACGGCGGCACCGCGGTCGTCGCGGTGACCCACGATGAACTGTTCATCGAAATGCTCGCCGATGATCGCATCGAACTCGCAGCGTGGCGTGGGGATACCCCTTCCGAGGCATACCCACAAGTCGAGGCGGCCTGA